In Acidobacteriota bacterium, the genomic stretch AGGTACGACTTGTGGCCGATGTTGCGGCCGACCTCGACCAAGCGGTTCGAGTTCGAGCTGTTGTCGGAGCCGACGACCAGCAACAGGTCGGCCTGCGGCGAGACCTGCTTCACCGCGATCTGGCGGTTCTCGGTGGCGTAGCAGATATCCTGTGCGTGCGGTCCTTTGACCTTGGGGAATTTCTTGCGCAGCGCGGCGATGATGTCTTTGGTCTCGTCGAGCGAGAGCGTGGTCTGCGTGATATACGCGATGCGCTCGGGATCCGGGACTTCGAGGCGCGTGACTTCTTCTGGATTTCCAACCACCTGAGTGACGTCCGGGGCTTCCCCGAGGGTGCCGATCACTTCATCGTGATCGCGATGTCCGATGAGGATGATGCTGTAGCCTTCCTTGGCGTACTTCACCGCTTCCACGTGGACCTTGGTCACCAGCGGGCAGGTAGCGTCGATCACGCGCAGGTTGCGCAGCAGAGAAGCGTCGCGGACCTCGGGGGAGACGCCGTGCGCGCTGTAGATCACGCGCTCGCCTTCCGGCACTTCGTCGATGTCGTCCACGAAAATGGCGCCCTTGGCGGTGAGGTCTTCCACCACGTAGCGGTTGTGGACGATCTCTTTGCGGACGTAGATCGGTGGGCCGAAGGTGTCGAGGGCGATGCGAACGATGTCGATCGCACGCACCACGCCGGCGCAGAAGCCCCTGGGCTTCAGTAAGAGCAGTCTTTTCCCGTTGCTGGCTGCGGTCATCTGTCTCTCAGTATACGCGGTTTTGGCGCACTCCCGGAAGTTAGAGCTTAGCTTCCGCAGGGCGGTGCGACCATGGTAAACGGTTGAAAGGGTGGAACTTGGCAGCGAATGGGGCGCTGGAGAGCGTGAGCGGAGGCCGGTTTTGGCGCGTGTGAGCGGCGACGGGATTTGCACGGAAAACAGGGCAGCCCACAGCCCGCGCTCGGAGCCGGCCAAGGCCATCAGTGGTCGGGCGGAGACGCCGCGGCCGGCGGCGTGAGCAGGTCGACGCGCTGTTCATCGCCATCGAAGCCGACTTCGAGCCGGTTGAACTTCCACTCGCCCGCGAATTTTGTCGCGTCCACGTAAATGGTTCCCTTCCCCTTCGGACCGGAGATGGGGATGGTCAGGCCGGCCTCGCCCGCGCTACCCGCCACGTTGATGTTGCCGGAGGCGAACATGCCCGCCTCGATGGGCGTGCCCAGCCGCTGCTGGACGCGCGCGTCGTGCTGCGCCTTGTCGAGCGCGAGCTTGTAGGCGTCTGAACTCTTCATCGATCCCGAAACAATAAGGACGATGCCGGCGAGGAGCGCGGCGAAGAGCGCGATCAACGTGAGACAGCCGACCGGGACGAACCACTTCCAATTGCGCGACCACCAGCCCGGATGCTGTGGGGGGATCTGCGCAGGTGTTGCCGGCGGAAGAATGGCGGGCGGGGTTCCCATGGCGAACCTCCTTGAGAAAAACTAAGCGTTGGCCTTCAGCATCTGCTCGGCGTGCTTCAGTGACGTGTCGGTGACCTTCGCGCCGGAGAGCATGCGCGCGATCTCTTCGGTGCGTTCCTTCGGCTCCAGCTTGCGGACCGACGTCCGCGTGCGGCCCGCGGCCTCGCGTTTTTCAATCGCATAGTGCTGGTCGGCGAAGGAAGCGATCTGTGGCAGGTGCGTGATGCACAGCACCTGCTCGGAACGCGCCAGCGATTTGAGCTTCTTACCCACGGCTTCAGCGGCGCGTCCGCCGATGCCGGTATCGATCTCGTCGAAGACAAGAGTGCGGGCACCAGAGCGCGGGCGGGACGCTCGCGAACCAGCCGGCGGGACGCCGGCGCTACTGTCGACGGTCGCCTTGAGCGCGAGCAGCACGCGCGACA encodes the following:
- a CDS encoding 4-hydroxy-3-methylbut-2-enyl diphosphate reductase, whose protein sequence is MTAASNGKRLLLLKPRGFCAGVVRAIDIVRIALDTFGPPIYVRKEIVHNRYVVEDLTAKGAIFVDDIDEVPEGERVIYSAHGVSPEVRDASLLRNLRVIDATCPLVTKVHVEAVKYAKEGYSIILIGHRDHDEVIGTLGEAPDVTQVVGNPEEVTRLEVPDPERIAYITQTTLSLDETKDIIAALRKKFPKVKGPHAQDICYATENRQIAVKQVSPQADLLLVVGSDNSSNSNRLVEVGRNIGHKSYLIENYRAIRPEWLEGVGSVALTAGASAPECLVEEVVAFLKQAGYGTVEEVEVMPENVRFGLPPEIVEAIAPAPAVAAE
- a CDS encoding cytochrome c oxidase assembly factor 1 family protein, which produces MGTPPAILPPATPAQIPPQHPGWWSRNWKWFVPVGCLTLIALFAALLAGIVLIVSGSMKSSDAYKLALDKAQHDARVQQRLGTPIEAGMFASGNINVAGSAGEAGLTIPISGPKGKGTIYVDATKFAGEWKFNRLEVGFDGDEQRVDLLTPPAAASPPDH